A single window of Leptospira wolffii serovar Khorat str. Khorat-H2 DNA harbors:
- a CDS encoding acyl-CoA dehydrogenase family protein — protein sequence MNHPLRLAENPGLASYDVSDYKGNRGKNFYDEDRILQRIVDRYSADYDPSHKKAMVEHLQGYGHLVGGTLDELTEACHKEGKYGEVVKYDRTGNRIDEIVYSTEQKLSRKISYDYGIVNLDFHDEWKHPFTDLHRQALTYLANQNGEGGVTCPLAMTEGMIRVLQGIGTEEQKKKYLPLVAGKGSHSHFMAGQYVTERVGGSNVGANRTVARKGEDGKWILNGEKWFCSNPGDLWVTTAKVEDTETIGLFLVPRIKDDGTLNGHHILRKKDIIGSKGKLTVEIVYEDLEAEALGRPAHGIANLIRYVIRTSRVHVGLAAAGMSRRAFMEAREYSRFRTAYGKKIQDFAAYSRELAEMRILYAAVVMPIFRGIHWAEKGILAEQISTPLMKYKSSSLSSQITHRAIMALGGSGIIGDYTCLPRLHNDCIINETWEGTHLIITDHALGAMNRAKIRDSYVSELGRIFQAASEYRELKDSAKLGADLLAEWNRNIEEKPREWKETYRVDLSDQAYGALALAEFLEQSVHDRKAGKKRSKFDSFAKGLGAFLFRSLPNAKGDYEAFRLSQEEVDEIVNW from the coding sequence ATGAATCATCCATTACGATTGGCCGAGAATCCCGGTCTGGCCTCATACGACGTAAGCGATTATAAAGGGAATCGCGGTAAGAATTTCTACGATGAAGATAGAATCCTGCAGAGAATCGTGGATCGATACTCTGCGGATTACGATCCTTCCCATAAAAAAGCCATGGTCGAGCACCTTCAAGGCTACGGGCATCTAGTGGGAGGTACCTTGGACGAGTTGACCGAGGCCTGCCATAAGGAAGGCAAATACGGGGAAGTCGTAAAATACGACCGGACCGGAAATCGGATAGACGAGATCGTTTATTCCACCGAACAGAAACTCTCCAGAAAGATTTCCTACGATTACGGAATCGTAAATTTAGATTTTCATGATGAATGGAAGCATCCTTTTACCGATCTGCACAGACAGGCCTTGACTTATCTTGCCAACCAAAACGGAGAGGGCGGCGTTACCTGTCCTTTGGCGATGACCGAAGGAATGATCCGGGTTTTACAAGGAATCGGGACGGAAGAACAGAAGAAAAAATATCTCCCTCTCGTAGCAGGTAAGGGTTCCCATTCGCATTTTATGGCGGGCCAATATGTGACGGAAAGAGTGGGCGGAAGTAACGTTGGTGCCAATCGAACCGTAGCAAGAAAAGGCGAGGACGGGAAATGGATCCTAAACGGAGAAAAATGGTTTTGCTCCAATCCGGGGGATCTTTGGGTCACTACCGCTAAGGTGGAGGATACGGAGACCATAGGACTCTTTTTGGTTCCTAGAATCAAGGACGACGGTACTCTGAACGGCCATCATATATTAAGAAAAAAAGATATTATCGGTTCTAAGGGAAAACTTACCGTGGAAATCGTCTATGAGGACTTGGAAGCGGAGGCCTTGGGCAGACCCGCTCACGGGATCGCCAATTTGATTCGTTATGTGATCCGAACTTCTAGGGTTCACGTGGGACTAGCTGCAGCGGGTATGTCTCGCAGGGCCTTTATGGAAGCCAGGGAATATTCCCGGTTTAGAACCGCTTACGGAAAGAAGATCCAGGATTTTGCCGCTTACTCCAGAGAATTGGCCGAGATGCGGATCCTATACGCAGCTGTGGTCATGCCGATTTTCAGAGGCATCCATTGGGCGGAAAAGGGGATTCTTGCGGAACAGATTTCCACTCCTCTAATGAAGTATAAATCTTCCTCACTTTCTTCCCAGATCACTCATAGGGCGATCATGGCGTTAGGAGGTTCGGGAATCATCGGAGATTATACCTGCCTTCCTAGACTCCATAACGATTGTATCATCAATGAAACCTGGGAAGGAACCCATTTGATCATAACCGATCATGCCTTGGGCGCCATGAACCGTGCCAAGATTCGCGACTCTTATGTGAGCGAGTTGGGAAGAATTTTCCAAGCCGCATCGGAATACCGGGAACTCAAGGATTCCGCGAAATTAGGGGCGGATCTTCTCGCAGAATGGAATCGGAACATAGAAGAAAAGCCTAGGGAGTGGAAGGAAACTTACCGCGTGGATCTATCCGATCAGGCTTACGGCGCTTTGGCCCTTGCGGAATTTTTGGAGCAGTCCGTTCACGATCGTAAAGCCGGGAAGAAAAGATCCAAATTCGATTCCTTCGCCAAGGGTCTGGGAGCTTTTCTATTCCGTTCTTTGCCGAATGCTAAAGGGGATTACGAAGCCTTCCGTCTTTCTCAGGAAGAAGTGGACGAGATAGTAAATTGGTAA
- the trxA gene encoding thioredoxin: MPGSFNDLLKTHDKPILVDFWAEWCGPCKMVAPELEKFAQAHKGEVTVVKVNIDEKPELAQQYGVQSIPTLVLFKGGQIAEKVVGAIPQAQMEKVFAPKLA, from the coding sequence ATGCCTGGTTCTTTTAACGACCTACTCAAAACTCATGACAAACCCATCCTAGTGGATTTCTGGGCCGAATGGTGCGGTCCCTGCAAAATGGTAGCCCCGGAGCTGGAAAAATTCGCACAGGCTCATAAGGGCGAAGTCACCGTCGTAAAAGTCAATATCGACGAGAAACCCGAATTGGCGCAACAATACGGAGTCCAATCGATTCCTACACTTGTGCTTTTCAAGGGCGGACAGATCGCCGAGAAAGTCGTAGGCGCAATTCCGCAAGCTCAGATGGAAAAGGTGTTTGCTCCTAAATTAGCTTAA
- a CDS encoding TIGR01777 family oxidoreductase has product MLIGITGGTGLIGSMLAIRLKAEGYKVRLFSRSGKLPQRLQRISEWDVRIGSLPTRADLENVDVLINLAGEPIAGVRWTPEYKQRIRSSRVDFTRDLVGRLSSLGEFGPKALFNASAIGIYGSFETATPPFDEDSPAAEDELGELCRSWEEEALEAEKAGIRTVLLRTGVVLTTEGGALAAMLPAFRLFAGGPIGSGNQILSWVHIEDQLSSILFLLKREESRGAYNIVSPEPLSNDQFSKVLGKVLGRPAFTRIPSFALSLAFGEGAMVATHGQRVVPKRLLEMGYKFRYPNLETALKNLLG; this is encoded by the coding sequence ATGCTCATCGGAATCACAGGCGGAACCGGGCTCATAGGATCCATGTTGGCCATTCGTTTAAAAGCGGAAGGATATAAAGTCAGACTTTTCAGTCGTAGCGGAAAATTGCCTCAAAGACTCCAAAGAATATCGGAATGGGATGTGCGTATCGGATCCCTACCCACCCGAGCCGACCTCGAAAATGTGGACGTTCTTATCAATCTAGCGGGAGAGCCCATTGCAGGAGTGCGATGGACTCCCGAATACAAACAAAGGATCAGAAGTTCTAGGGTCGATTTTACCCGGGATCTTGTAGGAAGACTTTCCTCCCTGGGAGAATTCGGTCCCAAGGCTCTTTTTAACGCATCCGCAATCGGAATCTACGGATCTTTCGAAACTGCGACTCCTCCCTTCGACGAGGATAGCCCTGCCGCCGAAGACGAGTTAGGCGAACTTTGTAGATCCTGGGAAGAGGAAGCTCTCGAAGCCGAAAAAGCCGGGATCAGAACCGTTCTACTCAGAACCGGAGTGGTCCTGACTACGGAAGGCGGGGCCTTAGCGGCGATGCTTCCGGCGTTTCGACTTTTTGCGGGAGGACCGATCGGTTCCGGAAACCAAATACTCTCCTGGGTGCATATTGAGGACCAACTTTCCTCCATACTCTTCCTACTCAAAAGAGAAGAGTCTAGAGGAGCGTATAATATAGTTTCTCCCGAACCGTTATCCAACGATCAATTCAGCAAAGTTTTAGGCAAGGTATTGGGCCGTCCCGCATTCACCAGAATTCCCTCCTTCGCTCTTTCCTTGGCCTTCGGAGAAGGAGCTATGGTGGCCACTCACGGGCAAAGGGTCGTTCCCAAGAGACTTCTGGAAATGGGTTATAAATTTCGCTACCCGAATCTGGAAACTGCCTTAAAGAACCTTTTGGGATAA